Sequence from the Rutidosis leptorrhynchoides isolate AG116_Rl617_1_P2 chromosome 3, CSIRO_AGI_Rlap_v1, whole genome shotgun sequence genome:
tatccttgagtggttcatcaggttccttcttgaagtcttcataaaatcccagagccttattcagtttagtaacatatgacatgtcataaccttcttgctgtcgtttgatctcatcccatatatcttttgatgttgtgttgctatcaacattttcaaacaactcatatgggagcttgcataacaatgttctttgcctctatgtcacgctgagctctctcacgtttatcaccagaaagttcatagactggaattggcataccagtatccggatgataatctacaactggaccatctctcagagaagcccatatgtactttgctttctcacccttgtagtctatgtactgagtgatacggtgaagccactgagtgtacttgccatcaaacaacactggaggacgggaatctgatccaatgatcaaagtatcttgagtagacatcttgagaatgaggtagattcggtaaagattcggtattactcaaatctaagatgaaaaatcacaacaatctaacacaaatgtcagattcggtaactgattcggtactgtagcagattcggtacagattctgtactgtagcagattcgataaaccagattctgtatcagaaactggtcagaaatacaagtaacacacccagattcggtatagattctgtAACCACACGATTTGTAGCctaagaacacttaaaaccaattaattaagtgataccgagatcctgattcggtatctgacttggtagtcagattctgtatgaatttgaattcaaacacaaatcaattcttttgaattagattctgtaaccttgctgcacaaggaaacaagttagtatcacacaaaatatcaaagataccgaatgtataggataccgaatatcaactgtagcagttgacaataccgagtctaagtatgaaaactcagaattcaaacgaatcctttctcaaatcacaccaattagctatgtatgatcaaaccgaatgtgatagaatcacaaacacaccacaatttgcaacactgaatgagaattaatagctttaaagaagattcggtatggcagttacgataccgaatgtgtatcaaatcttcaaaacttgaagaattgatgaaattaaaccgtcaaaaATGTGAttaattaaacacctcacgatcacaactgaaacctcaaatctttacttaactacagaatcaagctgtaattgatgaataccgagagtttagccacgaactctagaaatcaacttgattctccataattgatgttaaaaagctgtaatgatgattaaaactctttctaatcaacctaatacaccttcgctgaacttatcacaggaatATGAACGTCAGATTATtagattcgattataccgaatctgattcaatataccgagagtgttcacattctgtaatcttcaatctctggatcgatctagtgatgtaatatcactccctaaaagctctgataccaaatgataggtcagatcatgttgagattaaaagaaaagacaagttagaatgagattcggtaagtgtgaaggagattcggtattagagagaattaacaagatttacattccacagcttctagaactcagttacaatgcaatggctatctaattaggactacttaggttccttatatagccctcttctaagaaaccatcatttaagcttaattcacattaacactatacaacttcggggtcctaacaaaacATGATACATTCATGGCAAGCCGGACAACGGAGAAAAGCAGAAACATTAGAGGACTGGAAACAAGAAATGATTGCTTTTCCTTCCATGTTTACACCAATCCATCTGACGCTCCTGTAGTGATTGAAGCTCGAATAGAAAATTGTGTTGTTGGAGGAATATATACTGATACCGGAGCAGGAGCAgatattatgtatgaacattgttttATACAACTACCGGACATAGTTAAGGAAAAGCTAAAGGACACATTTGTTCCCTTAGCAAGTTTTGCTAATGATCCGTCATGGTCAGAAGGAAGCATAGTTTTAGAAGTAGTATTGGGAAAAACGCCATTTAAAAGAACTGCTCATATCGAATTTTTGCTTGTGAAAGCAAATTCGCAGTATAATGTCATTTTAGGACAATCAGCTATGATGACATTCGGAGCTGTGACGTCAACGGTACACGGAATGATGAAATTTCCCACACCGATTGGCATCGCCACGCTGTACGCTGAACGGAGAAGACCAATAGAATGTGTACAAATAAACAGAACAGTTGTTAACCCAATCATTCATGAAGATGGGTCAATATCACCAAATCCAgagtttccagatcagaaaatcataattggaaACACAATAGCAAAAGAAACAAAAGAAAAGCTTTATAAAATCTTAGCCACAAATTTGGATGTTTTTGCATGGCAAGATTCTGATATGACTGGAGTACCACATCATGTAGCTGAACATAAGCTTGGTGTGAATCCTAATATCCCGCCAGTGTGTTAAAAGAAAATAGGCATGGCTCCAGATCGAACAAAATTTCTCAGAGAAGAAGTTAAAAAATTAGTGGATGTTGGAATATTGAGGGAAGTAAAATACCAGACATGAGTAGCAAACCCGGTTATGGTAAGAAAGCCAGATAATTCATGGAGGATGTGTGTAGACTTCACAGATttaaataaagcatgtccaaaagaCAATTATCCTTTACCAGAAATCGATTGGAAAGTGGAGTCTGTAAGTGGTTATCAGTTTAAATCCTTTTTGGATGCATtcaagggatatcatcaaatcccaatggcaATACGTGATCAAGATAAAACAGCATTCCACACAAACCAGATGGAATTTTTTGCTATATCAtgattgtgacgacccgagaattttcgaccaaatttaaacttaatctttatatattccgacacgataagcaaagtctgtagtgttgagtcttaaaaagttttgaaattttattcatgtaatcaattacccttacgactgctcttgacgattcacgaacaattgtgtgtaaatataaatatatatatttaaatataaatgtatatagtatatttgaaattaataaaatacactttaatcaattagaattaaaaatataaagtagAATATAGAtttattaagttactattaaaatgaatatatataaactcTTTACACAAGGAATATTaatcaaaaatattaaatattaaagttatgatctcatatatataattagtaaatatgatgtaatccataaattgtaatattattatattaaatataattacaagttgctatagtaatattgatattacttacattattaaattattaatgtagatACTAACAtccatattagtattaataacaataacaatattactactattgttataattataatgatatgattaataaaataaagatgttaaatatagatactattataagaataattaaaaactataatattagatattattaatattattactaaaagtcatcatttgtatttaaaatttttatcttatttacttttatcattatctttataattaatattattattatctttattaatatcatttttattcttataattattagaaaaagaaaatattacaaaatattatttttaataatataattattatcattcttatgattgttttatcattattatttattactattattaatataattattattattactaatagattttattaatattattattattagtaatttttgaTTATAATTGATATAATGCTAATTACTAATTATTAActcattatttattaaatttaattatgtaaagatCGTATATATAGATATGGTAAATCAGAAGTGGTTTCATGTCATTTTCCATCTGCTGCTGATTGTTAAAAAATTATACAAATCAAGGTTAAATTTAACACAACAAGTCCAAATCAGTAGCAATAAGTtgcagcttttatttttttatttttttatttctgttCTTGATCAATTCTTGTCGACCCTATCTACATATAATACTATCGAATTACACAGTGTTAGGGAGGAATTCATTCAAGCATTCATTGACACCATCAATTAAAAACCACAACAACTTCTGTCTGTTGGAGATTTAACagaatttttttatataaattttcgcAACCTCTGTTCTATTTCGTTATTCAAAAAGATCGATTATGAATCaaatttcaaaatcaaagatttgcAGAGTTATTAGGAATCATATATTGAAactctctgtaaattttcaagtTTCAAATCAtcatattgattgttaaattacgaGTCAAAGCTTTCaaataaaaagtcaacaatttatgttcatcgagaaattcaaGTTGGTTTTGATGTTTTGAATTCAATTAATAATCCAGAAAGCTTCCAAGAacaatttaaaacctttttcatgtagaAATCATGGGCTATAACAGGCTCTAACCTCGAATTTGATATTGGAGTTAGCTCGTGTTTTTCACAGGTTGTTCCaacttctttttattttattttttattctgTTTAAACTAAGGCGATCAATCAACAATCGGTTctataactatatttttttttatccaaGAACTGAATAAAGGATTTCATTGGTAACTGGTTTGGATCGTGCTCAATTACGAAGAAGAAGgaggattagaaacagattaaaaaGGGAGTTAAGTATATAGGGGTTGATATTAAATCAGAAAAAATAAAAACGGTTCAATGGTTTAGGCGAGTGTCGAGGgtatgagaggtcacgggttcgaacctggTCTAGAGTTATTCTTTTAGAGAAGTTTTTCAAAAGGGAATATCttctttttcatttttattattattattattattagtattattattatttatattgttattatgaatattatgattattatcattattacacttatcattatgttaataatattattatcataatgtattagaactagtaatattattattgttggtactattattaacaagtattataagtattatgattattattgttattagtatcactaaaaatgtagtaattatcaattattattattaggtattagtaataacatgatttttattattattatatcaatataagtattattatgattaaaattattattatcattgttattttgaaaataatacaaactattattactatgattaacattagtattagtatcattgtagacttattattattattattattattattattattattattattattaacaaaagtattattattattattaagattatcattagtaataagattgttataattattattattagtattaagtattatgtattaattaatatcaaaattttaatttcattaccattattattaagttatcaatcttattaaaactactgatgttatcattatatttaatattagtattatcattatattacttcaaatattatcttagtattattattaaaatactgttttaacaaacaaatgataaacatatatatatatatatatatatatatatatatatatatatatatatatatatatatatatatatatatatttatatatatatatatatatatatatatatatatatatatatatatatatatttagtatataaAACATAGCAAACTTAAtatcttatttagttaaaatatataaaatgaatacacagaacatataagttattaacataaaaatgatacaactaagaaatttatatatatatatttattcgattaagattatgtgtgtgtgtatatatatatatatatatatatatatatatatatatatatatatatatatatatatatatatgacataggttcgtgaatccgagactaaccttacacttgttaaatgacgtcatatgtatttttactacaaaatacagtatggtgagttcatttgattcccttttactctttacatttttgggactgaaaatacatgcgctgtttttacaactgctttattaaatgcttttgaaatacattttgaactgcgaatatgaaaggacccgttcatatacattataaacgattcacaatagttgattacattgcgaggtatttgacctctatatgatacattttacaaacattgcattcgtttttaaaagacaatctttctttacatcgaaaattgacaggtatgcataccatttcataatatccactatccaactataaattgatttaataataatctttgatgaactcaatgactcgaatgcaacgttcttcgaaatatgctatgaaagactccaaataatatctttaaaatgagcaaatgcacagcggaagatttctttaacacctgagaataaacatgctttaaagtgtcaaccaaaaggttggtgagttcattagtttatcataatcatttatttccatcattttaatagaccacaagaatttcatttccagttctcataaatatacgtcccatgcatagagacaaaaataatcattcacatggtgaacacctggtaaccgacattaactagatacatataagaatatcccctatcattccgggatcctccttcggacatgatataaatttcgaagtactaaagcatccggtactttggatggggattgttaggcccaatagatctatctttaggattcgcgtcaattagggtgtctgttccctaattcttagattaccagactttaataaaaagggcatattcgatttcgataattcaaccatagaatgtagtttcaattacttgtgtctatttcgtcaaacatttataaaagcgcatgtattctcagtcccaaaaatataaagggtaaaaaggcaaatgaaactcaccatactgtatttcgtagtaaaaatacatataacgtcattgaacaagtgcaaggttggcctcggattcacgaacctaaattaattatatgtatttatgtgttggtcaatatttgtctaacaaattaggttaagtcatagtataccacaatcctaatgctcgagactaatatgcaaaagtcaacaaaagtaaatttgactcaaaataatttccaaaaatctatacatgattaatatatagtttaaatatcgtcgttttatatttttaaatatttttaaaagatttattagagtaaataatataatttatttattaataaataaaattttatattaaatttatataataaaatatacttttatatatattaagtaataaaatttatagggttcatttaatatcataaagataatatgataggtattattaaagtaagttattacacgtagtaaaatatgtttgtatcacatatttatttgataaaataatatctataatgatagtaagtaaaagttgtattattttgtaataataataattattataaaaatatcaatatttataattactaagatgacattatgataaaacgataattctaattatgataactttaatatttatgataatttttaatattatctttaaaataataattctatttaaaataatactaataatgatattttatagtaacaatgacatttctattaaaatgataatttttgttaaaatgatagttttaatactaacgatacttttaataataatagtaatgataaaaataataagaacgataattttatctaaatcaatatcttataatattttaatttcatcatgatactcttactctttatttcctaatcgtttcgtttaatagcttttaatcgtcttttatatcgtgttcataataatgataataataataatcaaaataattaggtgttacaaatatttgttttaaatacactaatattaataatgatagttactataacattattaacgataatactaataattatcttaatgataatatagtaataataataataacaataacaataaccatttttaaataatgatatatatattaataacgataataataataataatactaataataataataataataataataataataataataataataataataataattggataataataataatactaattataactttaacgataataacgatagtaataataaaaaaaaataacaatttttaatgataaatcccttttattgataaagataataataatcataataataagataaaactagaacgacgataaaaacgacgataataataatcatttttaataaaaatatcgaaaattaaattgattataacttctaatccgttcatcgaaaccattcgatatctaaaggaaaggttcttaatttttcgctagctttccaaggacatgcatatcttataccttatctcaaccgcaagtgtaactaattcaacattcaacctaatctgtctaagggcaatattaaaagtacaagcatgcataatcctaaatactcgagcactagtcagggatacactattagtatgtaaaagttaaattatgagtactcacgtatcaatattgagattcaatattgcaggaaaggtacgtagacgcaacggaaatgataaacactatattgacctcacgagcatacccatgaaccatactcaatcacctccatagctataacccataatttccttaatcctatcccactcgaaaaacaatttcgaaatcactcggacagcactccgtcgtaatattttatgtatactaataatatcttgaaataatatggagtaaatatatatatgtaaattgattgagagagtttagagaaaaatattttcaagtttctatgaaataatgaaacctattgaattctatttataatagatttttgaattattaaagtgaattattaaagtatgaattattaaagtgaattattaaagtatgaattattaaagtgaattattaaagtatgaattattaaagtgaattattaaagtatgaattattaaagtgaattattaaagtatgaattattaaagtgaattattaaagttaaagtaaagtaaaaataaagtaaaggtaaagtttaagtatagtaaaagtataaaactatgtacgtataatacgcgtataaatatatataatattaatttaaatcgttatatatataaaataaaatataaatatcgttatctttatcatactagttaagtaatgaattgtcaaaagtggttctagatatttataaaagttatatacgttttaataataaagttctttttaaactgaaaacgtttttgtacgtttaaaactaaatagatcaatcgagtctttatgagattcaatcttccactatcctttgtctagttctcaatgattgacaatttgttcttatttataaatcactttaccattttccgaatattgttaaaatggaaagatttctcaaatcaacgtgggcctttcaacagagacttgtaatcataattcaatatatctgataattcaatcatttgatcttatcttctaatttcattgataaacattttgaaacagatacaatcatataaagtatttaatctaatattttgtttacgtttcaagttataatatatatacacatatacatatataatcacattcgtttaatggttcgtgaatcgttgaaacttggtcgaggttgaatgaatgtatgaacatagtttaaaattcttgaaatttaacttaacaaatattgcttatcgtgtcagaaacatataaagattaaagtttaaatttggttggaaatttctgggttgtcacagtacctacccgttaaagaaatttcgtcccgaaatttgagtggaaaggtcgtgaatgataataagtatgtttttatgatgcatacgggctgaaaattagagttttatcatcagcgaataatttggataaacaatccatttatatgaagagtacgaatgaagctaacatagaagagtgaaatgagtaagtgtagattcatcttatcatttgacgtagatatgattgattcccagatttcaagggatttgaagaaaatcttcttaataagatttgactctccggtaatcaagggaattaggatccgctttaaatgcgatcgtccattttaattgttctgtcggagattttcttataaattcacctccttcgtttccttacaactcacaccttctgttgatgcattttatgcaagtccctagacatctacccacgtccattgcaggtacaacagtttacaggccaccatgatcgttcgttattatcctatccgtgtttgtatgtggttacaggaactgctggAATGAGATTtgaatgtttgactatgttagacttagtcagacgtccgagtgaagcctcactcgtacggctgacaagctcatacgcacggttgatgctgagctaagtcacaattacaacctaaatgagaagacactagtgagtgatcacccgtacggctgatgaagccaactcgtacgtgtgatgaatgaatcgtatgggtgagtcaacaaccggggtatataaagtcttatgttcttcaattttaggttaagcctctcatttattacacacactcagatctagtgagctcctctaattttctctcagtccaaatcacccaggtggtgaataatagctctaggtgttgatctaatcacacttgatttagttgtggtttgactaaattaatcaaaaaaaaattaacctattcactagagggtttgattcacttattccgccattgtgtgagttaaatctgttgatttctaagttcctagtcatgtttcatcaccttctattctttccccctcaactcatattttaaagtattcataaatatgctccatccagttctgattctcgatatacttctaactttcatatcggtcattcttcttttcatctaccgccagaagaatctatttacttctactatactcttgggtttatagtgtttctagttctcccgtgtctttatattgctatatgcatcgatatatatggtttataatttctggtttatcattgggctttatatgttcccttatatttcaaagtctctgcttctgtcttctataatcattatcattaacagttaatgatctcttttatttgctgcaatttataccccaatttttatttcggagttttgtccttttgtttcttcttcttgcgattaagcaccgcttgtaatggtccagaattcacagatatgaatttcagaatgaacattgttaatgttctaggaaggaaattgtgatggcacgatcttgacttgtcaaattactagaataccttggaaaaggccgaatcatcaagaaatattttcttgatattttagaggttaaatagaatacaagagtcgtataacatggcacatgatgatattatgatctgtgaatcatcacgttccatttagaaactcagcatgacttactgtaatataatcacgttgatcaagtgtcattatattatactaattcatgcttcagttcccaacactacttcaaagtattcctattttaaacttgaatgtttcagaatttagaaactaaaatagtttcttttatgatgtaatacagatagcgcaaagaggtaaatgatttcaaataagaaaaattaagaaaatatcttcagaaatatggaggatatttataatgaaagatatgatgatattttagaatttctaatatcagaggatgatgaagaatattgtctgcaggggtttagagtcgggagcaaggtattcattaatgacttcagcaggtactgaatcatttggatcctttgaagtcaggttcagtctttgtaatttgaccaaagcctccttcctactttgctcaatccgttttccagttcccaaaacttctctttttctacgctttgccagcacacttcatcattatcattcagcttttaccgtttaaattcgtttttagtttttgctgcttcatcagcattttttccattttcggagaaccaattcttagttcggagtgtttttcagaaacttcacattcaaattaagtccagaagatagacgttatatatacacatataactgttggcgtagacatgctgtgagatttcaaaatactgattgctaattcccaatgattcgtatggcaattctcattacaagatgcgaatgagtaaatgatggggtttcaataaataattataatgactttttggagaggctaaagtcaaagggtaatgaagttgttggtacatctgctaataatgtggtagaatgtaaaaggttccctggtaacgatggtgtatatctcaaggttataataaggttagtctgactgaaaagtcgaagttgacttgctggagctgtgacaaaactggctactttgaataggagtcgcaaagttatttttgctaataaatgccaaagaatctgacgcggatacgttgtttaaacttttactttggtttcaagagtttttcgggtacataactgtgggtaacatgtggttggatcatcatctcgattgctcatcattcgaagtgtcttcagaaattttcgaagggtttgaacacagattgtaatcgttaacatacatttgatgttctaacacatttttgaagtcaaaatatagcttgtgaaagatgtaggaatctaaaagtgatggtaccggttatatctcaaattgaattcttagattttaaaatcagaatatgtaattgggtttgaatgagtatggttgttttgatttctatgaaagaatttatattattgtgaaagtaggaagtataattgataatttgcttaatctgattcgaagaatgtaacatattaattgtgaatttatatatatctctcgggtattacctacccgttaaaaaaaatttcacaattaatattttgtacataagaattttattacagtctttatgaaaatatatatgtatatattcttctcagatgtaacatagattttaatgagttaatactaaattaaactcattcgatttacggttggaact
This genomic interval carries:
- the LOC139900832 gene encoding uncharacterized protein; the protein is MASRTTEKSRNIRGLETRNDCFSFHVYTNPSDAPVVIEARIENCVVGGIYTDTGAGADIMYEHCFIQLPDIVKEKLKDTFVPLASFANDPSWSEGSIVLEVVLGKTPFKRTAHIEFLLVKANSQYNVILGQSAMMTFGAVTSTVHGMMKFPTPIGIATLYAERRRPIECVQINRTVVNPIIHEDGSISPNPEFPDQKIIIGNTIAKETKEKLYKILATNLDVFAWQDSDMTGVPHHVAEHKLGVNPNIPPVC